The following coding sequences are from one Corallococcus caeni window:
- a CDS encoding DUF2171 domain-containing protein, whose product MSARSDAMIHAGEVREGMSVRTADGQQLGRVAGVGDTHFELEQGLVPIPRRDYLVEYGDVEAVTGDEVLLKSADHSQLTLEEDDDGGALPPRHSEGLEAEPANDPVGPPRH is encoded by the coding sequence ATGAGCGCGAGGAGCGACGCGATGATTCACGCGGGAGAGGTTCGCGAGGGCATGTCGGTGCGCACCGCCGACGGACAGCAACTGGGCCGGGTGGCGGGCGTGGGCGACACGCACTTCGAATTGGAGCAGGGCCTGGTGCCCATTCCCCGGCGCGACTACCTGGTCGAGTACGGCGACGTGGAGGCCGTCACCGGGGATGAGGTCCTGCTCAAGTCGGCGGACCATTCCCAGCTCACGCTGGAGGAGGACGACGACGGCGGCGCCCTGCCGCCGCGCCACAGCGAGGGCCTGGAAGCGGAGCCCGCGAACGACCCCGTGGGTCCCCCGCGGCACTAG
- a CDS encoding S8 family serine peptidase, with protein MMRWGFVGLLALVACAPESSTRASAQGQVCPGVLTGEVIGETAARQGLDGTQPSRTQDDGREPVIIRFRRGGDPTHASAVTASGASFTASTGAKVSAVYRNIPAVAARVSPTERFMLERSELVESIEVDQLWSAQGLAPAPSAPPPRQVAAANLTPTDEYTEGLRLVQAPEVWDANGDGVLDDGAPTGQGVKVCIIDSGLDLEHPEFKGAVAASHDFLDNDDDANDRGGQGQWGQGHGTHVAGIVAARMGQGGVTGPRSSPGGMVGVAPNASLLIARVLDLQGHTQMSVVLSAMEWCESQGARVVSLSLGGGTATRSTVEAFQALLDHGLLVVAAAGNQGGPVLYPASDPSVLAVGAVDSRERRASFSNAGPELSLVAPGVDVLSTFPRGLGAFAEMSVEDASPLSRSLLYSPTGDTSGRLVDCGLGDSLDACLDATCDGFVAYVRPGAVPVDQAMANVMRQGARAVIFGAEDAPAGGAVDILSLPRNGHWAPAVSVNQAASTMLRQRLGADARLSLLPVDYTHVSGTSMAAPYVTGVAALLWSARPELTPQQVRETLESSARDLGTQGPDFIFGHGLVRARDALQRLQ; from the coding sequence ATGATGCGTTGGGGTTTCGTCGGGTTGCTGGCGCTGGTCGCGTGTGCGCCGGAGTCGTCCACGCGCGCCTCCGCGCAGGGACAGGTGTGCCCGGGTGTCCTCACCGGAGAGGTCATCGGAGAGACGGCGGCCCGCCAGGGACTGGACGGAACGCAGCCCTCGCGGACGCAGGACGACGGGCGCGAGCCGGTCATCATCCGCTTCCGCCGGGGAGGAGACCCCACCCACGCCTCGGCCGTCACCGCCTCCGGCGCCAGCTTCACCGCGAGCACCGGCGCGAAGGTGAGCGCCGTCTACCGCAACATCCCCGCCGTGGCCGCGCGCGTGTCGCCCACGGAGCGCTTCATGCTGGAGCGCAGCGAGCTGGTGGAGAGCATCGAGGTGGACCAGCTCTGGAGCGCCCAGGGTCTGGCGCCCGCGCCATCCGCGCCGCCGCCGCGCCAGGTGGCGGCCGCCAACCTCACGCCCACCGACGAGTACACGGAGGGGCTGCGCCTGGTGCAGGCCCCGGAGGTGTGGGACGCGAACGGGGACGGCGTGCTGGACGACGGCGCGCCCACGGGCCAGGGCGTGAAGGTGTGCATCATCGACAGCGGGCTGGACCTGGAGCACCCGGAGTTCAAGGGCGCCGTGGCGGCCAGCCACGACTTCCTGGACAACGACGACGACGCGAACGACCGCGGCGGCCAGGGCCAGTGGGGCCAGGGCCACGGCACGCACGTGGCGGGCATCGTCGCGGCGCGCATGGGCCAGGGCGGCGTCACCGGCCCCCGGTCCAGCCCCGGCGGCATGGTGGGCGTGGCGCCCAACGCGTCGCTGCTCATCGCGCGCGTGCTGGACCTGCAGGGGCACACGCAGATGAGCGTGGTGCTCTCCGCCATGGAGTGGTGCGAGTCCCAGGGCGCGCGCGTCGTGTCGCTGTCGCTGGGCGGCGGCACCGCGACGCGCAGCACGGTGGAGGCGTTCCAGGCGCTCCTGGACCACGGCCTGCTGGTGGTGGCGGCCGCGGGCAACCAGGGCGGCCCGGTGCTGTACCCGGCGTCCGACCCGTCCGTGCTCGCGGTGGGCGCGGTGGACTCGCGCGAGCGGCGCGCGAGCTTCTCCAACGCGGGCCCGGAGCTGTCGCTCGTGGCGCCCGGCGTGGACGTGCTGTCCACCTTCCCCCGGGGACTGGGCGCCTTCGCGGAGATGTCCGTGGAGGACGCGTCTCCCCTGTCGCGCTCGCTCCTGTATTCGCCCACGGGTGACACCTCCGGGCGGCTGGTGGACTGCGGCCTGGGGGATTCCCTGGACGCGTGCCTGGACGCCACCTGCGACGGCTTCGTCGCCTACGTGCGGCCGGGCGCGGTGCCCGTGGATCAGGCCATGGCCAACGTGATGCGGCAGGGCGCGCGCGCCGTCATCTTCGGCGCCGAGGACGCCCCCGCGGGCGGCGCGGTGGACATCCTCTCCCTGCCCCGCAACGGCCACTGGGCCCCGGCCGTCAGCGTCAACCAGGCCGCCAGCACCATGCTGCGCCAGCGGCTGGGCGCGGACGCGCGGCTGTCCCTCCTGCCGGTGGACTACACCCACGTGTCCGGCACCTCCATGGCCGCGCCCTACGTGACCGGCGTGGCCGCGCTCCTGTGGAGCGCCCGGCCGGAGCTCACGCCCCAGCAGGTGCGTGAAACCCTGGAGTCCTCCGCGCGCGACCTGGGCACCCAGGGCCCCGACTTCATCTTCGGCCATGGCCTGGTGCGCGCGCGCGACGCCTTGCAGCGGCTGCAGTGA
- a CDS encoding Kelch repeat-containing protein: MRRFSTSCVTMLWLGVVFACGPAPRADAGSVESPVPGVLSTPRRLLPYVALEDGRVLAAGGHDGGRTLGSCEVFDPDTGRWRSTGALRTARRNHAAVRLRDGRVLVVGGSNGVTVGALASAELYAPDTGVWTQAAPMAEARNDPAAVVLPDGRVLVAGGTDVDLRPVRSAELFDPASGTWSAVDAPGYVRGGAGTAVVLRTGKVLFASGLQSELYDPVTGHWEKAGAVGGAAGTHRLGHTVTLLPDGRVLVVGGTTTQAARTAEVYVPERNAWEAVEAPAVPREHHAALVTGEGAVLVVGGEHSSRGTLASAERFDPAQGTWTQAPTLHEPRGEAGALWLRRGTVLVVGGVNELGTLATSEEYVPAPAVAQATPLE, translated from the coding sequence ATGCGACGGTTTTCGACATCTTGCGTCACGATGCTGTGGTTGGGGGTGGTGTTCGCGTGCGGTCCCGCGCCGCGAGCGGATGCGGGCAGCGTGGAGTCCCCGGTGCCGGGCGTGCTGTCCACGCCCCGGCGGCTCTTGCCCTACGTCGCGCTGGAGGACGGGCGGGTGCTGGCGGCGGGAGGGCATGACGGCGGCCGCACGCTGGGCAGCTGCGAGGTCTTCGACCCGGACACGGGGCGGTGGAGGTCCACGGGGGCGCTGCGCACGGCGCGGCGCAACCACGCGGCGGTGCGGCTGCGGGATGGGCGCGTGCTGGTGGTGGGTGGCTCCAACGGCGTGACGGTGGGCGCGCTGGCGAGCGCGGAGCTGTACGCGCCGGACACGGGCGTGTGGACGCAGGCGGCGCCCATGGCCGAGGCGCGCAACGACCCTGCGGCGGTGGTGTTGCCGGACGGGCGCGTGCTGGTGGCGGGAGGAACGGACGTGGACCTGCGGCCGGTGCGTTCGGCGGAGTTGTTCGACCCGGCGTCGGGGACATGGAGCGCGGTGGATGCGCCGGGGTACGTGCGAGGCGGCGCGGGCACGGCGGTGGTGCTGCGCACGGGCAAGGTGCTCTTCGCGAGCGGCCTGCAGTCGGAGCTGTACGACCCGGTGACGGGCCACTGGGAGAAGGCGGGAGCGGTGGGAGGCGCGGCGGGCACGCACCGGCTGGGGCACACCGTGACGCTGCTACCGGACGGCCGCGTGCTGGTGGTGGGCGGCACGACGACGCAGGCGGCGAGGACGGCGGAGGTCTACGTGCCGGAGCGCAACGCCTGGGAGGCAGTGGAGGCCCCGGCGGTGCCGCGAGAGCACCACGCGGCGCTGGTGACGGGAGAGGGCGCGGTGCTGGTGGTGGGCGGTGAGCACTCGTCGCGAGGCACGCTGGCCTCCGCGGAGCGCTTCGATCCGGCACAGGGCACGTGGACGCAGGCACCCACGCTGCATGAGCCGCGAGGCGAAGCTGGAGCGCTGTGGCTGCGCCGGGGCACGGTGCTGGTGGTGGGCGGAGTGAACGAGCTGGGCACCCTGGCCACGAGCGAGGAGTACGTCCCAGCCCCGGCCGTGGCCCAGGCCACGCCCCTGGAGTAG
- a CDS encoding cytochrome-c peroxidase: MTGLRPRTAVLALALLGAGCESEVPFPTDDELDELSALHTQSAKPEVDPTNKWGDNADAAALGQRLFEDPGLSRCGTVSCKSCHAGESYTVETATAEGCGGHPSERNPPSLLNIGYSRWFMWDGRADRLWSQAVLPLMNPIEMDSDATVVRTRLSAEPSYTAAYAQLFGKAPADESDPDRLMTNVGKVLAAYQRTLNRTDAPFDADVRRFLQAVEAGTQEQDPAYLGLKTFVRKGQCVVCHKGRSLTDDKFHNLGLKDSGPGRRGQAAAVDALLAWPLNASGAYSDAPGGTDAARLSTLKAQAQAKPTEVEGAFRTPSLRNVALSAPYMHTGAEKTLEDVVEFYNKGGDPDGSFAGVRTETIVKLDLSSEEKQALVTLLKSMTGAAK; encoded by the coding sequence ATGACTGGTCTCCGTCCGCGTACCGCCGTGCTCGCCCTGGCCCTGCTGGGGGCCGGCTGCGAATCCGAAGTGCCCTTCCCCACCGACGACGAGTTGGATGAGCTGAGCGCCCTGCATACGCAGAGTGCGAAGCCGGAGGTGGACCCCACCAACAAGTGGGGCGACAACGCGGACGCGGCGGCGCTGGGCCAGCGGCTGTTCGAGGACCCGGGGCTGTCGCGCTGCGGGACGGTGTCCTGCAAGAGCTGCCACGCCGGGGAGTCCTACACGGTGGAGACGGCGACGGCGGAGGGCTGCGGAGGCCACCCGTCCGAGCGCAACCCGCCCAGCCTCCTCAACATCGGCTACAGCCGCTGGTTCATGTGGGACGGGCGGGCGGACCGGCTCTGGTCACAGGCGGTGCTGCCGCTGATGAACCCCATCGAGATGGACTCGGACGCGACGGTGGTGCGCACGCGGCTGTCCGCGGAGCCCTCGTACACGGCGGCGTACGCGCAGCTGTTCGGCAAGGCGCCCGCGGACGAGTCCGACCCGGACCGGCTGATGACGAACGTGGGCAAGGTGCTGGCGGCGTACCAGCGCACGCTCAACCGCACCGACGCGCCCTTCGACGCGGACGTGCGGCGCTTCCTCCAGGCGGTGGAGGCGGGCACGCAGGAGCAGGACCCGGCGTACCTGGGCCTGAAGACGTTCGTGCGCAAGGGCCAGTGCGTGGTGTGCCACAAGGGCCGCTCGCTGACGGACGACAAGTTCCACAACCTGGGGCTGAAGGACTCCGGCCCGGGGCGGCGCGGGCAGGCGGCCGCCGTGGACGCGCTGCTGGCGTGGCCGCTCAACGCCTCGGGCGCCTACAGCGACGCGCCCGGCGGCACGGACGCGGCGCGGCTGTCCACGCTCAAGGCGCAGGCGCAGGCGAAGCCCACGGAGGTGGAGGGCGCGTTCCGCACGCCGTCCCTGCGCAACGTGGCGCTGAGCGCGCCGTACATGCACACCGGCGCGGAGAAGACGCTGGAGGACGTGGTCGAGTTCTATAACAAGGGCGGCGACCCGGACGGCAGCTTCGCCGGCGTGCGCACGGAGACCATCGTCAAGCTGGACCTGAGCAGCGAGGAGAAGCAGGCGCTGGTGACGCTGCTCAAGTCCATGACGGGCGCGGCGAAGTAG
- a CDS encoding ABC transporter ATP-binding protein codes for MATVSLQDVRKVYRGGVAAVKGVTLDIADGEFVSLVGPSGCGKSTTLNLIAGLEELSGGELRIDGQLVNDLSPRERDIAMVFQSYALYPHLDVAGNLAFPLKVAGLDAKDVEARVREVSGVLGLEALLARRPKELSGGQRQRVALGRALVRRPKVFLFDEPLSNLDAALRTQMRGEIKKLHEQLKATFIYVTHDQAEAMTLSDRVVVMSQGEVQQVAPPRELYDAPANLFVAGFFGSPRINLVKPQTLGLSDGDAVLGLRPEHLQVGQGPRPPDAREGRVYLVEPMGAEVWVTVESGGERLVARAPGDFRAASGDPVWLRHDARFLRRFDARTGLAV; via the coding sequence TTGGCGACGGTGTCCCTGCAGGACGTGCGCAAGGTGTACCGGGGTGGGGTGGCGGCGGTGAAGGGCGTGACGCTGGACATCGCGGACGGCGAGTTCGTGTCGCTGGTGGGCCCGTCCGGGTGCGGCAAGTCCACGACGTTGAACCTCATCGCCGGGCTGGAGGAGCTGTCCGGCGGCGAGCTGCGCATTGACGGGCAACTGGTGAACGACCTGTCCCCGCGCGAGCGCGACATCGCGATGGTGTTCCAGAGCTACGCGCTCTACCCGCACCTGGACGTGGCGGGGAACCTGGCGTTCCCGCTGAAGGTGGCGGGCCTGGACGCGAAGGACGTCGAGGCGCGCGTGCGCGAGGTGTCCGGGGTGCTGGGGCTGGAGGCGCTGCTGGCGCGCCGGCCGAAGGAGCTGTCGGGCGGGCAGCGGCAGCGGGTGGCGCTGGGGCGCGCGCTGGTGCGCAGGCCCAAGGTGTTCCTCTTCGACGAGCCCCTGTCCAACCTGGACGCGGCGCTGCGCACGCAGATGCGCGGCGAAATCAAGAAGCTGCACGAACAGCTCAAGGCCACGTTCATCTACGTCACGCACGACCAGGCGGAGGCGATGACGCTGTCGGACCGCGTGGTGGTGATGAGCCAGGGCGAGGTGCAGCAGGTGGCCCCGCCGCGCGAGCTGTACGACGCGCCGGCGAACCTCTTCGTGGCGGGCTTCTTCGGCTCGCCGCGCATCAACCTGGTGAAGCCCCAGACGCTGGGCCTGTCGGATGGTGACGCGGTGCTGGGCCTGAGGCCGGAGCACCTCCAGGTGGGGCAGGGCCCGCGTCCGCCGGACGCGCGCGAGGGGCGCGTGTACCTGGTGGAGCCCATGGGCGCGGAGGTCTGGGTGACGGTGGAGTCAGGCGGCGAGCGCCTGGTGGCGCGGGCGCCCGGGGACTTCCGCGCCGCGAGCGGAGACCCGGTGTGGCTGCGCCACGACGCGCGGTTCCTGCGCCGGTTCGACGCGAGGACGGGCCTCGCGGTGTGA
- a CDS encoding RDD family protein, whose product MSDGTLFSMDTPPTEARFQNRLWVADLLDLTGAALVGWGAVRAAEWVSTAGLLGFAMGAAWLLLSCVGGLTGLTPGRHALGLKLERAEGKTPGLGAGLLRALTAPVELVLQVVLQRRPLDAQLGVHASVIPGGFRGWARSLPLPLVGLVLLLGAVWSIVTPTRQEMLQYLDRTLTGWHCCHGTREVTWQCRTSLSRAVRNASGGDTEVADFVRNECPVAAARLGP is encoded by the coding sequence ATGAGCGACGGGACGTTGTTCTCCATGGACACTCCGCCCACCGAGGCCCGGTTCCAGAACCGGCTCTGGGTGGCGGACCTGCTGGACCTCACGGGCGCGGCGCTCGTGGGTTGGGGTGCGGTGCGCGCGGCGGAGTGGGTGTCCACGGCCGGTCTGTTGGGGTTCGCCATGGGGGCCGCCTGGCTCCTCCTGTCCTGCGTGGGCGGGCTGACGGGGCTCACCCCCGGCCGCCACGCCCTGGGCCTCAAGCTGGAGCGCGCGGAAGGGAAGACGCCCGGCCTGGGCGCGGGCCTGCTGCGCGCGCTCACCGCGCCGGTGGAGCTGGTGCTCCAGGTGGTGCTGCAACGCCGGCCGCTGGATGCGCAGCTGGGCGTGCACGCGAGCGTGATTCCGGGCGGCTTTCGCGGCTGGGCGCGCAGCCTGCCCTTGCCGCTGGTGGGGCTGGTGCTGCTCCTGGGCGCGGTGTGGAGCATCGTCACGCCCACGCGTCAGGAGATGCTCCAGTACCTGGACCGCACGCTGACCGGGTGGCACTGCTGCCACGGCACGCGCGAGGTGACGTGGCAGTGCCGCACGTCCCTGTCCCGCGCCGTGCGCAACGCGAGCGGCGGCGACACGGAGGTGGCGGACTTCGTGCGCAACGAGTGCCCCGTGGCCGCCGCGCGGCTGGGGCCGTGA
- a CDS encoding M24 family metallopeptidase, with protein sequence MRSWKHLLLVPLVCSSACATAPAAPAKPEAPVAAAPAAAAPSAPAAPVRPFGSLREQAARQQAWLQERLETGVPQLMRKYGVRMWVVPMREYNEDPVFKALVSPTTFSARRRTIYVFFDRGADKGVERLALGGSTQGGLYEARRAAMMVDRGGSQRAAELLGPEQWQLLKQVVEERKPDSIAINVSPAIAFADGLTHGEYEGMAQALGPTWVKRLKPAGGLPLDVLGWRSADEVRFYADLQKYAWNLIQTAFSSAVITPGTTTTQDVEWWMRQRLADEGLDTWFQPDVDVQRQGATDEQLGDTPVIQRGDVLHCDFGVTALRLNTDTQHMGYVLRDGETDAPAGLKAALLASNRLQDIVTGEIKPGRTGNEVLRAALAKMKSEGLDGSVYSHPIGLHGHGAGPMIGMWDRQEGVPGNGEHKVMPNSWFSIELQATSPVPEWKGQPVRSAQEEDVVVDAEGAVQWAFQRQTSFHLVR encoded by the coding sequence ATGCGCTCCTGGAAACACCTGCTCCTCGTCCCGCTCGTCTGCTCCTCCGCCTGCGCCACCGCGCCCGCCGCTCCCGCGAAGCCCGAGGCCCCGGTCGCCGCCGCGCCGGCCGCCGCGGCTCCGTCAGCTCCCGCCGCGCCGGTGCGCCCCTTCGGCTCGCTGCGCGAACAGGCCGCGCGCCAGCAGGCGTGGCTCCAGGAACGGCTGGAGACCGGCGTGCCCCAGCTCATGCGCAAGTACGGCGTGCGCATGTGGGTCGTCCCCATGCGCGAGTACAACGAGGACCCCGTCTTCAAGGCGCTCGTCTCCCCCACCACCTTCTCCGCCCGCCGCCGCACCATCTACGTCTTCTTCGACCGCGGCGCGGACAAGGGCGTGGAGCGCCTGGCGCTGGGCGGCAGCACCCAGGGCGGCCTCTATGAGGCCCGCCGCGCGGCGATGATGGTGGACCGGGGCGGCTCGCAGCGCGCCGCGGAGCTCCTGGGCCCCGAGCAGTGGCAGCTCCTCAAGCAGGTCGTGGAGGAGCGCAAGCCGGACTCCATCGCCATCAACGTGTCCCCCGCCATCGCCTTCGCGGACGGCCTCACCCACGGCGAATACGAGGGCATGGCCCAGGCCCTGGGCCCCACCTGGGTGAAGCGCCTCAAGCCCGCCGGCGGCCTGCCCCTGGACGTGCTCGGCTGGAGGAGCGCCGACGAGGTCCGCTTCTACGCCGACCTCCAGAAGTATGCCTGGAACCTCATCCAGACCGCCTTCTCCAGCGCCGTCATCACCCCCGGCACCACCACCACCCAGGACGTGGAGTGGTGGATGCGCCAGCGGCTGGCCGACGAAGGCCTGGACACCTGGTTCCAGCCGGACGTGGACGTGCAGCGCCAGGGCGCCACCGACGAACAGCTGGGCGACACCCCCGTCATCCAGCGCGGCGACGTGCTCCACTGCGACTTCGGCGTCACCGCGCTGCGCCTCAACACCGACACCCAGCACATGGGCTACGTGCTGCGCGACGGGGAGACGGACGCCCCCGCGGGCCTCAAGGCCGCGCTCCTGGCGTCCAACCGGCTCCAGGACATCGTCACCGGTGAAATCAAGCCGGGCCGCACCGGCAACGAGGTCCTGCGCGCCGCGCTCGCGAAGATGAAGTCGGAGGGCCTCGACGGCAGCGTGTACTCACACCCCATTGGCCTGCACGGCCACGGCGCGGGCCCCATGATTGGCATGTGGGACCGCCAGGAGGGCGTGCCCGGCAACGGCGAGCACAAGGTGATGCCCAACTCCTGGTTCTCCATCGAGCTGCAGGCCACCAGCCCCGTGCCGGAATGGAAGGGCCAGCCCGTGCGCTCCGCCCAGGAGGAGGACGTCGTGGTGGACGCGGAAGGCGCCGTGCAATGGGCCTTTCAGCGTCAGACGTCCTTCCACCTGGTGCGCTGA
- a CDS encoding protein kinase domain-containing protein codes for MSTAPTESPRFFGRYELVHLLGQGGMGEVYLAKLSGAAGFEKPCIVKTILPGLVKDRQFLDRFHHEAKVLVHLVHSSIAQVYDMGEADGTYYMALEYVAGVDLGYLLEQARVQGRAVPTPVALYVGQRMAEGLGYAHRKTGTDGEPLGIVHRDVSPHNVMVSYEGEVKVIDFGLAKSTARSKYTLPSTVMGKLGYMSPEQVRAEPLDHRSDIYSCAVVVWEMLAGRGLVPHGTVGEMMAAMSHPVVPPLTDFRPDVEPSLEAVLRRALAPTPADRYSRADDFARALNAELLRSGTPMGAEEVGEFVRALCPEAFAEQRKLTSGVHGERRTPSPAPRSGSGTALYSGSGSGSNAAADEAAFGATALRTPEDPAGNRPNTGRIEVDGPSMGPGGTFVSHPSPGLAEGPGSGGVRSTPGSGGVARSTPGSGGVARSTDDVDAAALGATAVHLPAAPAQGAVSPSTSGEVPARPERRPVARIAVAALLLVGASVGITTFVLRSHTAEQPVVPQALPPSEPVVAAAPPKVEPPPAVTPPVEPPPEAAVDAGVVASAEEPEVKPEPVKPPTEVKPVAGTKRPVPRPVELVPAHLPVAKIGETGSGQRVVNAEVPKGINAGTVFKVVGPPQKGTRKRPVLGTATVESIHPNRQRMTLRLDAEADASKEPRFVLMTARPSGPTLPPPEPEPTPVATPTPEPKPVERSRLLGQAEMDGLLGSSFSRTLYLVSSDTRTWHNCAIVLSGRKEARMAKLDPYQTHKVPVEDRYFRVNYKAPPVPEKAVWVSCDEGEDTFALIKR; via the coding sequence ATGAGCACCGCACCCACAGAGTCCCCCCGTTTTTTCGGGCGCTACGAGCTCGTCCACCTCCTGGGCCAGGGCGGCATGGGAGAGGTGTACCTGGCGAAGCTGTCCGGGGCGGCGGGCTTCGAGAAGCCCTGCATCGTGAAGACCATCCTGCCGGGGCTGGTGAAGGACCGGCAGTTCCTGGACCGGTTCCACCACGAGGCCAAGGTGTTGGTGCACCTGGTCCACTCCTCCATCGCCCAGGTGTACGACATGGGCGAGGCGGACGGCACCTACTACATGGCGCTGGAGTACGTGGCGGGCGTGGACCTGGGGTACCTCTTGGAGCAGGCCCGGGTGCAGGGGCGGGCGGTGCCCACGCCGGTGGCGCTCTACGTCGGCCAGCGCATGGCGGAGGGCCTGGGGTACGCGCACCGCAAGACGGGCACGGACGGCGAGCCCCTGGGCATCGTCCACCGCGACGTGTCCCCGCACAACGTGATGGTGTCGTACGAGGGCGAGGTGAAGGTCATCGACTTCGGCCTCGCGAAGTCCACCGCGCGCAGCAAGTACACGCTGCCGTCCACGGTGATGGGCAAGCTGGGCTACATGTCGCCGGAGCAGGTCCGCGCGGAGCCGCTGGATCACCGCAGCGACATCTACTCCTGCGCGGTGGTGGTGTGGGAGATGCTGGCGGGCCGTGGGCTGGTTCCCCACGGCACCGTGGGCGAGATGATGGCGGCCATGTCGCACCCGGTGGTGCCGCCGCTGACGGACTTCCGTCCGGACGTGGAGCCGTCGCTGGAGGCCGTGCTGCGCCGCGCGCTCGCGCCGACTCCGGCGGACCGGTACTCGCGGGCGGACGACTTCGCGCGGGCGCTCAACGCGGAGCTCCTGCGCTCGGGCACCCCCATGGGGGCGGAGGAGGTGGGCGAGTTCGTCCGCGCGCTCTGCCCGGAGGCCTTCGCCGAGCAGCGCAAGCTGACGTCCGGCGTGCACGGCGAGCGGCGCACGCCGTCCCCGGCGCCCCGGAGCGGTTCCGGCACGGCGCTGTACAGCGGCTCCGGCTCCGGGAGCAACGCGGCCGCGGACGAAGCGGCCTTCGGTGCCACGGCGCTGCGGACCCCGGAGGATCCGGCCGGCAACAGGCCCAACACCGGGCGCATCGAAGTGGACGGGCCGTCGATGGGGCCCGGGGGCACGTTCGTGTCCCATCCTTCGCCAGGGCTGGCGGAGGGGCCGGGCTCTGGAGGCGTGCGGAGCACGCCGGGGTCCGGAGGCGTGGCGCGGAGCACGCCGGGCTCTGGTGGCGTGGCGCGGAGCACCGACGACGTGGACGCGGCCGCGCTGGGCGCGACGGCGGTGCACCTGCCGGCCGCACCGGCCCAGGGGGCTGTCTCCCCGAGCACGTCCGGGGAGGTGCCGGCGCGGCCCGAGCGCAGGCCGGTGGCGCGGATCGCCGTGGCGGCGCTGCTGCTGGTGGGCGCCTCCGTGGGCATCACCACCTTCGTGCTCCGCTCGCACACGGCCGAGCAGCCCGTGGTGCCCCAGGCACTCCCGCCCTCCGAGCCGGTGGTGGCGGCCGCGCCTCCGAAGGTGGAGCCGCCTCCCGCGGTGACGCCGCCCGTGGAGCCTCCTCCCGAGGCCGCCGTGGACGCGGGCGTGGTGGCGAGCGCGGAAGAGCCCGAGGTGAAGCCCGAGCCGGTGAAGCCCCCGACGGAGGTAAAGCCCGTCGCCGGGACGAAGCGGCCCGTGCCGCGTCCGGTGGAGCTGGTGCCCGCGCATCTGCCCGTGGCGAAGATCGGCGAAACGGGCAGCGGCCAGCGCGTGGTGAACGCGGAGGTGCCCAAGGGCATCAACGCGGGCACGGTGTTCAAGGTCGTGGGGCCCCCGCAGAAGGGGACCCGCAAGCGCCCGGTGCTGGGGACGGCGACCGTGGAGTCCATCCACCCGAACCGCCAGCGCATGACCCTGCGGCTGGACGCGGAGGCGGACGCGTCGAAGGAGCCGCGCTTCGTGCTGATGACCGCGCGCCCCTCGGGCCCGACGTTGCCCCCGCCCGAGCCCGAGCCCACGCCGGTCGCGACGCCCACGCCCGAGCCGAAGCCCGTGGAGCGCTCACGCCTCCTGGGACAGGCGGAGATGGATGGCCTGCTGGGGAGCAGCTTCAGCCGCACCCTCTACCTGGTCAGCTCCGACACCCGGACCTGGCACAACTGCGCCATCGTCCTGAGCGGGCGGAAGGAAGCCCGGATGGCGAAGCTCGACCCCTACCAGACGCACAAGGTGCCGGTGGAGGATCGCTACTTCCGGGTGAACTACAAGGCGCCCCCCGTGCCGGAGAAGGCCGTGTGGGTGAGCTGCGACGAGGGCGAGGACACCTTCGCGCTGATCAAGCGCTGA